A region from the Cannabis sativa cultivar Pink pepper isolate KNU-18-1 chromosome 9, ASM2916894v1, whole genome shotgun sequence genome encodes:
- the LOC115722191 gene encoding pre-mRNA splicing factor SR-like 1 isoform X1 — MEIQTCGKPIDSLLEKVLCMNILSSDYFKELYRLKTYHEVIDEIYNQVDHVEPWMTGNCRGPSTAFCLLYKFFTMKLTVKQMHGLLKHTDSPYIRAVGFLYLRYAADPKTLWNWFEPYVKDEEEFSPGSSGRMTTMGAYVRDLLLGQYYFDTLFPRIPVPVMRQVTANLDKMNLPSKHSGVTGDTTRHGSDDTARRPPSVKAALSVSFGQRAPHRASTRDSSPVRRTLPPPPPYDRSSTDDVRSRRSQSREYSDREHHRDRDNERDRNRDRDRDRDRYKERERDRNKERDRERDRERYRDRDRDRDRDRVRDREREGVRESSYDYDRRSRYGEREGRKDYEKSDRDGSRRYRSRSRSRSRSRSRSHSLQAAAVPYSSPQRDASKERTSASSNLAKLRNMYGDLGSQKGDDSTDRATGSSNGGEEVIRLGGSSWK; from the exons ATGGAAATACAAACTTGTGGGAAGCCCATAGACTCATTGTTGGAGAAGGTGCTTTGTATGAACATTTTATCTTCTGATTATTTCAAAGAGCTTTACCGGTTGAAGACTTACCATGAAGTCATCGACGAAATCTACAATCAAGTGGATCATGTCGAGCCTTGGATGACCGGAAATTGCCGTGGTCCTTCCACCGCCTTTTGCCTTCTCTACAAGTTTTTCACTATGAAACTCACTGTCAAGCAGATGCACGGACTCTTGAAGCACACTGATTCCCCCTACATAAGAGCG GTTGGATTCCTCTATTTGAGGTATGCTGCAGATCCGAAGACTCTGTGGAATTGGTTTGAACCATATGTCAAAGACGAAGAG GAATTCTCTCCTGGATCCAGTGGACGAATGACCACAATGGGTGCATATGTGCGTGATTTGCTTCTTGGACAA TATTACTTCGACACCCTCTTTCCGCGAATTCCTGTTCCTGTAATGCGCCAGGTTACTGCTAATCTTGATAAGATGAATCTTCCATCCAAGCATTCAGGCGTGACAGGAGATACCACTCGGCATGGATCTGATGATACTGCTCGACGTCCTCCATCTGTGAAAGCTGCTCTTTCCGTCTCATTTGGTCAGCGTGCTCCTCATCGTGCGTCAACTAGAGATTCCTCACCTGTTCGTCGCACTCTTCCACCACCTCCTCCTTATGACAGATCCAGCACTGATGATGTACGAAGCCGACGCAGCCAGAGTCGTGAATATTCGGACAGAGAGCATCATCGTGACAGGGACAATGAAAGGGACCGCAATAGAGACAGAGACAGGGACCGAGATAGGTACAAGGAGAGGGAGCGTGATCGTAACAAGGAAAGAGACAGGGAAAGGGATAGAGAAAGATACAGAGACAGAGATAGGGATAGGGATAGAGACAGGGTCAGGGACAGAGAACGGGAAGGGGTTAGAGAATCCAGTTATGATTATGATCGTAGGTCTAGATATGGAGAAAGAGAAGGCCGAAAGGACTATGAGAAAAGCGACCGTGATGGTAGCAGACGTTATCGCAGTCGAAGCCGGAGCCGCAGTCGAAGCCGGAGTAGAAGTCATAGCTTGCAAGCTGCAGCTGTGCCTTATTCAAGCCCACAGAGAGATGCGAGCAAGGAAAGGACATCAGCATCTAGCAACCTAGCAAAGCTTAGGAATATGTACGGTGATTTAGGTAGTCAAAAAGGAGATGATAGTACAGACAGGGCTACTGGAAGCAGCAATGGTGGCGAAGAGGTTATTAGACTTGGTGGTTCTTCTTGGAAGTAA
- the LOC115722191 gene encoding pre-mRNA splicing factor SR-like 1 isoform X2 — protein MTTMGAYVRDLLLGQYYFDTLFPRIPVPVMRQVTANLDKMNLPSKHSGVTGDTTRHGSDDTARRPPSVKAALSVSFGQRAPHRASTRDSSPVRRTLPPPPPYDRSSTDDVRSRRSQSREYSDREHHRDRDNERDRNRDRDRDRDRYKERERDRNKERDRERDRERYRDRDRDRDRDRVRDREREGVRESSYDYDRRSRYGEREGRKDYEKSDRDGSRRYRSRSRSRSRSRSRSHSLQAAAVPYSSPQRDASKERTSASSNLAKLRNMYGDLGSQKGDDSTDRATGSSNGGEEVIRLGGSSWK, from the exons ATGACCACAATGGGTGCATATGTGCGTGATTTGCTTCTTGGACAA TATTACTTCGACACCCTCTTTCCGCGAATTCCTGTTCCTGTAATGCGCCAGGTTACTGCTAATCTTGATAAGATGAATCTTCCATCCAAGCATTCAGGCGTGACAGGAGATACCACTCGGCATGGATCTGATGATACTGCTCGACGTCCTCCATCTGTGAAAGCTGCTCTTTCCGTCTCATTTGGTCAGCGTGCTCCTCATCGTGCGTCAACTAGAGATTCCTCACCTGTTCGTCGCACTCTTCCACCACCTCCTCCTTATGACAGATCCAGCACTGATGATGTACGAAGCCGACGCAGCCAGAGTCGTGAATATTCGGACAGAGAGCATCATCGTGACAGGGACAATGAAAGGGACCGCAATAGAGACAGAGACAGGGACCGAGATAGGTACAAGGAGAGGGAGCGTGATCGTAACAAGGAAAGAGACAGGGAAAGGGATAGAGAAAGATACAGAGACAGAGATAGGGATAGGGATAGAGACAGGGTCAGGGACAGAGAACGGGAAGGGGTTAGAGAATCCAGTTATGATTATGATCGTAGGTCTAGATATGGAGAAAGAGAAGGCCGAAAGGACTATGAGAAAAGCGACCGTGATGGTAGCAGACGTTATCGCAGTCGAAGCCGGAGCCGCAGTCGAAGCCGGAGTAGAAGTCATAGCTTGCAAGCTGCAGCTGTGCCTTATTCAAGCCCACAGAGAGATGCGAGCAAGGAAAGGACATCAGCATCTAGCAACCTAGCAAAGCTTAGGAATATGTACGGTGATTTAGGTAGTCAAAAAGGAGATGATAGTACAGACAGGGCTACTGGAAGCAGCAATGGTGGCGAAGAGGTTATTAGACTTGGTGGTTCTTCTTGGAAGTAA